The Pedobacter roseus genome contains a region encoding:
- a CDS encoding glycoside hydrolase family 43 protein — protein MKYIYALFLCFSLCSVSKELLAKPLNDPFYLADPIIFADNGSYYLYGTSSDQGFLVYVSKDLKTWNKKSENNGFALKKGDAFGSKGFWAPQVFKRDNTYYMAYTADEQIAIAQSKSPLGPFKQETPKAISGAGKQIDPFVFTDTDGKNYLYHVKLDRGNRIYVSELKADFSDVVPNTAKECLSGTEFWENTAKTDWPVTEGPTVLKKDQLYYLFYSANDFRNPDYAVGYATSSSPRGPWKKYAGNPIISRKLLKFNGTGHGDFFTDQKGALQYVFHTHHNNQKVSPRATAIIKAAFVKDKNGTDQMEIDPKSFRFLMQGIN, from the coding sequence ATGAAATATATTTATGCCCTTTTTTTATGCTTTTCACTCTGTTCGGTTAGCAAAGAACTACTTGCAAAACCGCTGAACGACCCCTTTTATCTAGCCGATCCAATCATTTTTGCAGATAATGGCAGCTATTATTTGTATGGTACCAGTAGCGATCAGGGTTTTTTGGTTTATGTTTCAAAAGACCTTAAAACCTGGAACAAAAAGTCTGAAAATAATGGATTTGCTTTAAAAAAGGGTGATGCTTTTGGGAGCAAGGGATTTTGGGCACCGCAGGTATTTAAAAGGGATAATACTTATTATATGGCCTACACCGCTGATGAGCAGATTGCCATTGCTCAGAGCAAAAGTCCTTTAGGTCCATTTAAACAGGAAACACCAAAAGCCATTTCCGGAGCTGGAAAACAGATCGATCCTTTTGTATTTACCGATACTGATGGCAAGAATTACCTTTATCATGTAAAACTCGATAGGGGTAACCGGATTTATGTGTCCGAACTGAAGGCCGATTTTTCGGATGTTGTTCCAAACACAGCAAAAGAATGTTTATCGGGGACCGAATTTTGGGAAAATACCGCAAAAACCGATTGGCCCGTCACCGAAGGACCAACGGTACTTAAAAAAGATCAGCTCTATTACCTTTTTTATTCCGCAAACGATTTTAGAAATCCCGATTATGCTGTAGGTTATGCCACTTCAAGCTCACCAAGGGGGCCATGGAAGAAATATGCAGGAAATCCCATTATTAGCAGAAAGTTATTGAAATTCAATGGAACTGGTCACGGCGATTTTTTTACCGATCAAAAAGGAGCCTTGCAATATGTATTTCACACCCATCATAACAATCAAAAAGTATCGCCAAGGGCTACAGCTATTATAAAGGCTGCTTTTGTAAAAGATAAAAACGGTACTGACCAGATGGAGATTGATCCTAAAAGCTTTCGCTTTTTAATGCAGGGCATAAATTGA
- a CDS encoding glycoside hydrolase 5 family protein, translating into MNLKNYVLLAAVSLSISTGFAQKTKKNAEPAKVWSVEKANAWYSEHKWLTGANYIPANAINQLEMWQADTFSPDLIDKELGWAEDIGFNTLRVFLYSKAWSQDPEGFKKRMDQFLTITQKHGIKPMFVFFDDCWNKTSAIGKQPEPKTGIHNSGWLQDPGDPAFKEEANFPELEKYVKDVLSHFAHDKRILLWDLYNEPGNSGKLEATIPLLNKTISWARAVNPDQPISIGLWSWGFEKLNAIQLANSDIVTYHNYEAPEWHQRTIDLLKASGRPLICTEYMARSRNSRFSNILPMLKNENVGAINWGFAAGKTNTKYAWDTPLADGSEPIEWFHEIFQPDGTPYRQDEVNLIRKLNNK; encoded by the coding sequence ATGAATCTAAAAAACTATGTTCTTCTTGCTGCAGTAAGCCTAAGCATTAGCACCGGCTTTGCACAAAAAACAAAGAAAAATGCCGAACCTGCAAAAGTATGGTCGGTAGAGAAAGCCAATGCCTGGTATAGCGAGCACAAATGGCTAACCGGCGCAAATTATATTCCCGCTAATGCCATCAACCAGTTGGAGATGTGGCAGGCGGACACCTTTTCCCCTGATCTGATCGACAAAGAGCTGGGCTGGGCAGAAGATATAGGTTTTAATACCCTCCGAGTGTTTTTATACAGTAAAGCCTGGAGCCAGGATCCAGAAGGATTTAAAAAACGCATGGACCAGTTTTTAACCATTACTCAAAAACACGGCATCAAGCCCATGTTTGTGTTCTTTGATGATTGCTGGAACAAAACTTCTGCCATTGGCAAACAACCTGAACCAAAAACAGGTATCCACAATTCGGGCTGGTTACAGGATCCAGGTGATCCGGCTTTCAAAGAAGAGGCAAACTTCCCTGAACTGGAAAAATATGTAAAAGATGTGCTTAGCCATTTTGCGCATGACAAAAGGATTTTGCTCTGGGACTTATATAACGAGCCTGGAAACAGCGGAAAATTGGAAGCAACGATTCCTTTACTCAACAAAACCATCAGCTGGGCACGCGCTGTTAATCCCGATCAACCGATTTCAATTGGCTTATGGAGCTGGGGATTTGAAAAACTCAATGCCATACAGCTGGCTAACTCGGATATCGTAACCTATCACAATTATGAGGCGCCAGAGTGGCACCAGCGCACCATCGACCTGTTAAAGGCCAGCGGCAGACCATTGATCTGTACCGAATATATGGCACGATCACGCAACAGCCGTTTTTCCAATATCCTCCCAATGCTTAAAAATGAAAACGTTGGCGCCATTAACTGGGGTTTTGCTGCGGGTAAAACCAATACCAAGTATGCATGGGACACTCCGCTTGCCGATGGATCTGAGCCGATTGAGTGGTTCCATGAAATTTTTCAGCCCGATGGTACACCATACCGCCAGGACGAAGTTAACCTGATCAGGAAGCTCAACAACAAATAA
- a CDS encoding GNAT family N-acetyltransferase, with translation MKEALIEPAGKKDYEKLIAVWESSVRATHDFLSETDIITYRSLILTEYFDQVQLYCIKVEDEIMGFIGLHGEFIQMLFIHPDARGKGHGKTLVDFAKKEHGANTVDVNEQNDQAVGFYEKLGFVTIERSEMDGAGKPFPILSMALQT, from the coding sequence ATGAAAGAAGCACTAATTGAACCCGCAGGCAAAAAAGATTATGAAAAACTGATTGCAGTCTGGGAAAGTTCTGTTAGGGCAACACACGATTTTCTTTCGGAAACTGACATTATCACCTACCGCTCGCTGATTTTAACTGAATATTTTGATCAGGTACAACTGTACTGTATTAAAGTTGAAGATGAGATCATGGGTTTTATAGGTTTACATGGGGAATTTATCCAGATGCTTTTTATCCACCCCGATGCCAGGGGAAAAGGACACGGCAAAACATTGGTTGATTTTGCGAAAAAAGAACATGGTGCCAACACGGTCGATGTAAATGAGCAGAATGACCAGGCGGTAGGCTTTTATGAAAAACTCGGTTTTGTAACCATCGAACGGAGTGAGATGGATGGAGCAGGAAAACCCTTCCCTATACTTTCGATGGCATTGCAGACGTAA
- a CDS encoding glycoside hydrolase family 43 protein has protein sequence MMRKKINFSWYAALAVIAKLLLTTTVLPAQTVIEPVIAGDFADPSIIRTNNQYYAVGTSSEWAPHFPIYSSKDLLNWKQTGYVFDKAPAWTSGSFWAPEYDYHDKTYFLYYTARRKKDNVSCIGVATSKYPDKGFVDQGIIIDYGKEAIDAFVYPEGNTRYITFKAYGLDKRPIEILAYKLTKNGLKVEGEPFSLLKDDQKIGLEGQSILKKEGYYYLFYSAGNCCGAQCDYNVRVARSKSFAGPYELYAANPLLMENEYWKCSGHGTFVKAAGGKDYYLYHAYNKKTNVFSGRQGMLAELSWPEKNAWPVLKEQSGPTLNRDLKLNFTKPEIDKRWQWDFRNSTPKILQQNGQLHLSGNISKNNLSGIALTVRPFSGIFEATTTVTNTNNALKGLVYYGDAGSAVGIGISGNEIEFWKVENKTRTVLSKLKVSVIVPLELKMKTADDLSLMVFFKQGNQEWQNMPTKEKITINFLPQWDRSPRIGLHFNGSVSQDADFSSFELKY, from the coding sequence ATGATGAGAAAAAAAATAAACTTTTCGTGGTATGCTGCCTTGGCGGTAATCGCTAAACTGCTCTTGACTACGACTGTTTTGCCGGCACAAACCGTAATAGAGCCTGTAATTGCCGGAGATTTTGCCGATCCATCTATTATCCGGACCAATAACCAGTATTATGCCGTGGGTACATCTTCGGAGTGGGCACCTCATTTTCCGATATACAGCTCAAAAGATCTGCTGAACTGGAAACAGACAGGTTATGTTTTTGACAAGGCACCTGCATGGACTTCGGGTTCGTTCTGGGCACCGGAGTATGATTATCATGATAAAACTTATTTCCTTTATTACACCGCGAGAAGGAAAAAGGACAATGTTTCTTGCATTGGGGTGGCCACTTCAAAATATCCGGATAAAGGTTTTGTTGATCAGGGTATTATTATCGATTATGGAAAAGAAGCGATTGATGCTTTTGTTTACCCCGAGGGCAATACGCGTTACATTACTTTTAAAGCTTACGGTTTGGATAAACGCCCTATTGAAATTTTGGCCTATAAGCTAACTAAAAACGGACTTAAAGTAGAGGGGGAACCTTTCTCTTTACTTAAAGACGATCAAAAGATTGGTTTGGAAGGGCAGAGCATCCTGAAAAAAGAGGGTTATTATTATCTGTTTTATTCGGCTGGAAACTGTTGCGGTGCGCAGTGTGATTATAATGTAAGGGTAGCCAGATCAAAATCTTTTGCCGGACCTTATGAGCTTTATGCTGCCAATCCCCTGTTAATGGAAAATGAATACTGGAAATGTTCAGGGCACGGCACATTTGTAAAAGCCGCAGGTGGAAAAGATTATTACCTCTACCATGCTTACAATAAAAAAACCAATGTTTTCTCAGGAAGACAAGGCATGTTAGCTGAATTGAGCTGGCCAGAGAAAAATGCATGGCCGGTTTTAAAAGAACAATCAGGCCCAACCCTTAACCGGGATTTGAAATTGAACTTTACCAAACCTGAAATCGATAAAAGATGGCAGTGGGATTTTAGAAACTCAACGCCCAAAATTTTGCAACAAAACGGGCAGCTTCATTTATCCGGGAACATCAGCAAAAATAATCTTTCAGGTATAGCTTTAACCGTAAGGCCATTTTCCGGAATTTTTGAAGCAACAACAACCGTAACAAATACCAATAACGCGCTAAAAGGTTTAGTGTATTATGGGGATGCAGGCTCGGCTGTTGGCATTGGCATATCCGGAAATGAAATAGAATTTTGGAAAGTAGAAAATAAAACCCGAACAGTGCTTTCAAAGCTGAAAGTGTCAGTAATCGTTCCCCTTGAGCTTAAAATGAAAACTGCTGATGATTTAAGCCTCATGGTATTTTTTAAGCAGGGAAACCAGGAATGGCAAAATATGCCAACTAAAGAAAAAATTACAATCAATTTTTTACCACAATGGGATAGAAGTCCGCGTATTGGTCTTCATTTTAATGGAAGCGTTAGTCAGGATGCTGATTTTTCCTCTTTTGAATTAAAGTATTGA
- a CDS encoding MOSC domain-containing protein: MNTFFLSELHIYPIKSLGGISLKKAQLEEKGLQYDRRWMLVDEEGMFITQRKYFELALLAVNINDGRLIISHKTNTSQSISFDLQEDNGIHIPVVIWNDAAVGIEVNSEVSNWFSDFLKFSVKLVKMPVSEKRMVDPKYASNNEVVSFADGYPCLLIGQSSLDGLNEKLESPIKMDRFRPNFVFTGGEPHIEDRFETFYIGETLFSVAKPCARCVLITIDQQTGEKGQEPLRTLAGYRTIDKKIMFGQNLLHQEAGIISVGDELKVVTWKM, translated from the coding sequence ATGAATACTTTTTTCCTTTCCGAATTACATATCTATCCCATTAAATCCCTGGGCGGCATTAGTCTAAAAAAAGCCCAGTTAGAAGAAAAAGGCCTGCAATATGACAGGAGATGGATGCTTGTTGATGAGGAAGGAATGTTTATCACACAAAGAAAATATTTCGAACTGGCCTTGCTGGCGGTGAATATCAATGATGGCAGGCTGATCATATCACATAAAACAAATACCAGCCAAAGCATATCTTTTGATCTGCAGGAAGATAATGGTATACACATACCCGTGGTAATCTGGAATGATGCAGCTGTAGGTATTGAAGTAAATAGTGAGGTAAGCAACTGGTTTTCTGATTTCCTGAAGTTTAGCGTAAAACTGGTAAAAATGCCGGTATCGGAGAAGAGGATGGTTGATCCTAAGTATGCATCGAATAACGAAGTGGTGAGTTTTGCCGATGGCTATCCCTGCCTGCTCATTGGTCAGTCTTCTTTGGATGGACTAAACGAAAAACTCGAAAGCCCGATAAAGATGGACCGTTTCCGTCCCAACTTTGTGTTTACAGGCGGAGAGCCACATATTGAAGATCGTTTTGAAACTTTCTATATCGGCGAAACTTTATTTTCGGTGGCAAAACCCTGTGCAAGATGTGTCCTCATTACCATTGATCAGCAAACAGGTGAAAAAGGACAGGAACCGCTGAGAACACTGGCCGGTTACCGCACTATTGACAAAAAAATCATGTTCGGACAGAATTTACTGCACCAGGAAGCTGGGATAATTAGTGTGGGAGATGAACTTAAGGTAGTGACATGGAAGATGTAA
- a CDS encoding glycoside hydrolase family 2 protein: MNKKVSVFLSLLGLSLSLSAQQQDKSWKMVKGKISSPWALDVNPKSVLPEYPRPQLERTGNWKNLNGLWDYAISEKSQRPAINQGKILVPFAVESALSGVGKTVGKDSLLWYKTVFTVPSNMKGKEILLHFGAVDWRSTISINGKEVGKHEGGFDPFSFNITSFLNKSGNQTLTVEVWDPTDEGPQPRGKQVKKPEGIWYTPVTGIWQTVWIEAVNKSHIDHIKITPDIDQQSLAVTPVLTGAASGDQVKVSAWDGTTKVAEQTGDGSGAINLKIANPKLWSPKSPFLYDLKVELLAKNKKVDEVKSYFAMRKSSIGKDQNGIQRMLLNNEFVFQYGPLDQGWWPDGLYTAPTDAALKFDVDKTKEMGFNMIRKHIKVETARWYYYCDKAGMLVWQDMPSGDLGNGWENRPGVLDHGSDQKRTAESEGYYKKEWNAIIDALYNVPSIVVWTPFNEAWGSLKL, encoded by the coding sequence ATGAATAAAAAAGTATCTGTTTTCTTATCGCTGCTGGGGCTCTCACTTTCCCTATCCGCACAGCAGCAAGACAAATCGTGGAAGATGGTAAAAGGGAAAATCTCTTCACCATGGGCGCTGGATGTTAACCCTAAAAGTGTATTGCCAGAGTATCCCCGCCCACAGCTTGAACGTACCGGTAACTGGAAAAACCTGAATGGTCTTTGGGATTATGCCATTTCTGAAAAATCGCAGCGTCCGGCCATTAACCAGGGGAAGATTTTGGTTCCTTTTGCGGTAGAATCTGCACTTTCAGGTGTTGGTAAAACGGTTGGTAAAGACAGTTTACTATGGTATAAAACCGTATTTACGGTGCCTTCAAATATGAAAGGCAAAGAAATTTTGCTTCATTTCGGCGCTGTCGACTGGAGATCGACGATTAGCATCAACGGCAAAGAGGTTGGGAAACATGAAGGTGGTTTTGATCCTTTTAGTTTTAATATCACCTCATTTCTAAATAAAAGCGGCAACCAGACCTTAACTGTAGAAGTTTGGGATCCTACTGATGAAGGACCTCAACCAAGGGGTAAACAAGTGAAAAAACCTGAAGGCATCTGGTACACTCCGGTAACGGGTATCTGGCAAACGGTATGGATCGAGGCGGTAAATAAATCACATATCGATCACATTAAGATAACACCCGACATCGATCAGCAATCATTGGCTGTTACGCCGGTTTTAACGGGAGCAGCTTCAGGCGATCAGGTAAAAGTTTCAGCCTGGGATGGCACTACAAAAGTTGCCGAACAAACCGGTGATGGCAGTGGTGCGATTAACTTGAAAATTGCCAATCCAAAGTTATGGAGCCCTAAAAGTCCGTTTTTATACGACTTAAAAGTAGAGCTGCTTGCTAAAAACAAAAAGGTTGATGAGGTAAAAAGCTATTTCGCCATGCGTAAAAGCTCGATCGGTAAAGACCAGAATGGCATTCAGCGCATGTTATTGAACAATGAATTTGTTTTTCAGTACGGTCCGCTTGATCAGGGATGGTGGCCGGATGGTTTATACACCGCGCCAACCGATGCTGCTTTGAAATTCGATGTGGATAAAACAAAAGAAATGGGCTTCAACATGATCAGGAAACACATTAAGGTAGAGACGGCCCGTTGGTATTATTATTGTGATAAAGCCGGAATGCTGGTTTGGCAGGATATGCCGAGCGGCGATCTGGGCAATGGCTGGGAAAACCGTCCGGGTGTTTTAGACCATGGCTCGGATCAGAAGAGGACTGCTGAATCAGAAGGCTATTACAAAAAAGAATGGAACGCCATTATCGATGCACTTTACAACGTCCCTTCTATCGTGGTGTGGACTCCTTTTAACGAAGCATGGGGCAGTTTAAAACTGTAG
- a CDS encoding glycoside hydrolase family 43 protein, with the protein MNKLKLKLFFALCFLAMGGLNAQTFTNPLLSSGADPYSYYKDGYYYYTNSLGNRVDLWKTKTLSDLKNAQRKTIWKAPAGTMYSKEIWAPEVMFLRGKWYAYFAADDGKNENHRMYVLENASADPMKGDWVFKGKIADPTDKWAIDGDVIDFKGQLYMIWSGWEGNENGKQEIFMAKLKNPWTVDGNRVKISTPKFDWEKIGDLGGGAHVDVNEGPQFLVHGNKIFIIYSASGCWTDFYALGMLSASAKSNLLDPKSWTKADQPVFQQSPKDGVYAPGHNSFFKSPDGKEDWILYHANDKPGQGCGGFRSPRAQKFTWNADGTPNFGFPVKPGESLASPSNHNNN; encoded by the coding sequence ATGAATAAATTGAAACTAAAATTGTTTTTCGCACTGTGTTTTTTGGCGATGGGAGGCTTAAATGCACAAACATTCACCAATCCCCTGTTGTCATCCGGTGCCGATCCTTATAGTTACTACAAAGATGGTTATTACTATTATACCAATTCGCTGGGCAACCGCGTAGATCTGTGGAAAACCAAAACTTTAAGTGACCTTAAAAATGCCCAGCGGAAAACCATCTGGAAAGCGCCTGCCGGAACGATGTACAGTAAAGAAATATGGGCACCAGAGGTGATGTTTTTGAGAGGGAAATGGTATGCCTATTTTGCTGCCGATGATGGCAAAAATGAAAACCACCGCATGTATGTATTGGAAAACGCCTCCGCCGACCCGATGAAGGGCGATTGGGTATTTAAAGGCAAGATCGCTGATCCTACAGATAAATGGGCCATAGATGGCGATGTGATCGATTTTAAAGGCCAGCTGTACATGATCTGGTCGGGATGGGAAGGAAATGAAAACGGTAAACAGGAAATTTTTATGGCTAAACTTAAAAATCCATGGACGGTGGATGGAAACCGCGTAAAAATTTCTACTCCAAAATTCGACTGGGAAAAAATAGGCGATCTGGGTGGTGGCGCCCACGTTGATGTAAACGAGGGGCCACAATTTCTGGTACATGGCAATAAAATTTTCATCATTTATTCAGCCAGTGGCTGCTGGACTGATTTTTATGCGCTGGGTATGCTTTCAGCTTCAGCAAAAAGTAACCTGCTGGATCCAAAATCCTGGACGAAGGCTGATCAACCTGTTTTTCAGCAGTCGCCAAAGGATGGCGTTTACGCTCCAGGCCACAATTCTTTTTTTAAATCACCTGATGGGAAAGAAGACTGGATTCTCTACCATGCCAACGATAAACCAGGGCAGGGCTGTGGTGGCTTCCGTTCTCCAAGGGCGCAAAAATTTACCTGGAATGCTGATGGCACCCCGAATTTTGGGTTCCCTGTAAAACCGGGCGAAAGTTTAGCCTCACCTTCAAACCACAATAATAACTAA
- a CDS encoding RagB/SusD family nutrient uptake outer membrane protein has product MKKIIYAFAAIAFLSFAQSCKKDSEFLDKQPTSTLPIDAVWKDPNLVLTVVGDLYDRYPDYQTIEAWWAFTDFDEGFASASGDYFRHQNLEYGYDAWRYWDMGVYGYIRDLNMFIKRGQESTALKAEDRDRFLAEARFIRAGVYFEMVKRMGGVPLITTVLDYDYSGDPSYLQFPRAKETDIYDFVISELEAVKTILPDNPTVQSRATKAAALAMESRAALYAGSIAKYSNSQLTLPGGEVGISSGLANAYFTKSLAAAKEIIDGGKYSLYKKNPNLSDNFAALFTDKGSNPEVIFAKDFKLKTNKVHGFTIDNQPRSSAEEAQGGRLNPSLNLVQSFEKLDNTYASMASVDGSGNPVYYSGITDIFAGRDARLAGTVILPGTQFKGKTVDIWAGYQLADGSIVTGDNFGQTKTNVLPGNAGSVQVVGADGPVDGLEFSAQSGFYVRKYLDPATGSGQIGTRSEVWWIRYRYAEVLLNAAEAAFELGDPATAANYIKQVRDRAGLTVALTPAQITFDRIVHERKVELAFEGHELWDMKRWRLADKVWNGNNMSAADFINASNIGSATRTSTQVFGLWPYKYYNPGNANHLKYIFKVIKPGRVTAAHRFRIGNYYSSIGQDVLNGNPKIVRNPNQ; this is encoded by the coding sequence ATGAAAAAAATTATATATGCATTTGCTGCCATCGCCTTTTTGAGTTTTGCGCAGTCGTGTAAAAAAGATTCAGAATTTTTAGATAAACAACCTACCAGCACCCTGCCCATTGATGCGGTATGGAAAGATCCAAACCTGGTGCTTACCGTTGTTGGCGATCTTTACGACCGTTACCCGGATTACCAGACCATCGAGGCATGGTGGGCTTTTACCGATTTTGACGAAGGTTTTGCCTCCGCCAGCGGCGATTATTTCCGTCACCAGAATTTAGAATATGGTTATGATGCCTGGAGATACTGGGACATGGGTGTTTACGGTTATATCCGCGACCTGAATATGTTTATTAAACGCGGGCAGGAATCTACCGCTTTAAAAGCAGAAGACCGCGATCGTTTCCTTGCCGAAGCACGCTTTATCAGGGCGGGGGTATATTTCGAAATGGTAAAAAGAATGGGCGGTGTGCCATTGATCACCACCGTTTTAGATTACGATTATAGCGGCGATCCAAGTTACCTTCAGTTTCCAAGGGCAAAAGAAACCGACATTTATGATTTCGTAATTTCTGAACTTGAAGCCGTAAAAACTATATTACCCGATAATCCGACTGTACAGAGCAGGGCTACAAAAGCTGCTGCACTTGCCATGGAATCAAGAGCAGCATTGTATGCAGGTTCAATTGCCAAATACAGCAACTCGCAGTTAACCTTGCCAGGTGGAGAAGTGGGTATATCATCTGGGCTTGCCAATGCTTATTTCACCAAATCATTAGCTGCTGCAAAAGAGATTATCGATGGTGGCAAATATTCGCTATACAAAAAGAACCCTAATCTATCTGATAATTTTGCCGCACTTTTTACCGATAAAGGCAGTAATCCGGAAGTGATTTTTGCAAAGGATTTTAAATTGAAAACCAATAAGGTTCACGGTTTTACCATTGATAACCAGCCAAGGTCTTCTGCGGAAGAAGCGCAGGGAGGGCGTTTAAACCCATCCTTGAACCTGGTTCAGTCTTTCGAAAAACTGGATAATACTTATGCATCTATGGCCTCGGTTGATGGAAGTGGTAACCCGGTTTATTACAGTGGGATCACCGATATCTTTGCGGGTCGTGATGCACGTTTGGCAGGAACGGTAATTCTACCGGGAACGCAGTTTAAAGGCAAAACCGTTGATATCTGGGCTGGCTATCAATTGGCCGATGGTTCTATCGTAACAGGCGATAATTTCGGACAGACCAAAACTAATGTGCTTCCGGGCAATGCAGGTTCGGTACAGGTGGTTGGTGCCGACGGCCCTGTAGATGGACTCGAATTCAGTGCACAGTCAGGTTTTTATGTTCGCAAATATTTAGATCCGGCAACAGGTTCAGGCCAGATTGGTACCCGGAGTGAGGTTTGGTGGATCCGCTACCGTTATGCTGAGGTTTTGTTAAATGCGGCTGAAGCAGCTTTTGAACTGGGCGATCCGGCTACGGCAGCTAACTACATTAAACAAGTAAGAGACCGCGCAGGATTAACTGTTGCTTTAACCCCGGCGCAGATCACTTTCGATCGTATTGTACACGAGCGTAAAGTAGAATTAGCTTTCGAGGGACATGAACTTTGGGACATGAAACGCTGGAGACTGGCTGATAAGGTTTGGAACGGTAATAACATGTCGGCAGCCGATTTCATTAATGCAAGCAACATTGGCAGCGCAACGCGCACCAGTACGCAGGTATTTGGTTTGTGGCCATACAAATATTATAACCCTGGCAACGCAAACCATTTGAAATATATTTTTAAAGTGATCAAACCAGGTCGTGTAACCGCTGCACACCGTTTCCGTATTGGAAATTACTATTCTTCAATCGGGCAGGATGTACTTAACGGAAACCCTAAAATTGTAAGAAACCCTAACCAATAA
- a CDS encoding DUF3823 domain-containing protein yields the protein MKIRFYFMIGALIAVLFASCKKDNYDAPEADFTGRIVYKGEPISVQYGQVNFELWQSGFGNYSALNVNVSQDGTYSAKLFNGDYKLVFSPNQGPFLWKKNAAGRQDSIAVNINGSKTMDIEVMPYYMIRGATLTAAAGKINAFCKLEKIITNADGKDIENVSLYINKTQFVDGSNNIATQQISGAAIADLNNLNMSVTIPGITPTQNYVFARIGVKIAGVDDLIFTPVTKIGF from the coding sequence ATGAAAATTAGATTTTATTTCATGATAGGGGCACTTATTGCCGTACTTTTTGCTTCATGTAAAAAAGATAACTACGATGCACCCGAAGCCGATTTTACCGGACGGATCGTTTATAAAGGAGAACCCATCAGTGTGCAGTACGGTCAGGTTAATTTTGAACTCTGGCAGTCAGGTTTTGGTAACTATTCTGCGCTGAATGTTAATGTAAGCCAGGATGGAACCTATTCTGCCAAATTATTCAACGGAGATTATAAATTGGTTTTTTCGCCGAACCAGGGGCCATTTTTATGGAAAAAGAACGCTGCCGGCAGACAGGATAGCATTGCAGTAAACATTAACGGCAGTAAAACCATGGATATTGAAGTAATGCCTTACTACATGATCCGCGGAGCCACACTTACCGCTGCTGCAGGTAAAATAAATGCTTTTTGCAAACTTGAGAAAATCATCACCAATGCCGATGGCAAGGATATAGAAAATGTATCGCTGTACATTAATAAAACACAGTTTGTGGATGGTAGCAATAATATCGCTACCCAGCAGATCAGTGGTGCAGCTATCGCCGATCTCAATAACCTGAACATGAGTGTAACGATCCCGGGCATTACCCCTACTCAAAATTATGTTTTTGCCAGGATAGGCGTTAAAATTGCCGGTGTTGATGATTTGATTTTTACCCCGGTAACTAAAATAGGTTTTTAA